Proteins co-encoded in one Polynucleobacter sp. MG-6-Vaara-E2 genomic window:
- the coaBC gene encoding bifunctional phosphopantothenoylcysteine decarboxylase/phosphopantothenate--cysteine ligase CoaBC: protein MQSLLNKKIVLGISGGIAAYKTPELARLLMQEGASVQVVMTEAAQQFVTPVTMQALTGNPVYTSQWDSSIANNMAHIELSRSADVILIAPTSADLMAKLSLGLADDLLSTLCLARDCPLLLAPAMNKQMWEHAATQRSAERLEKDGVTLLGPASGFQACGEVGMGRMLEPTEIAEQVIAFFQKKTLLGKKVLITAGPTFEAIDPVRGITNHSSGKMGFAIARAALEAGAQVHLIAGPCELPTPLETTGKITRTNVVSAKEMHATALANVDYDLFFAVAAVADWGIAKPAKEKMKRQGASTPTIEFVANPDILLDVAKLVKTKGGKPYPYCVGFAAESTDLEKHADEKRKRKGIPMIVGNIGPETFGSDLNQLVIIDASGSKKTAKAEKLHLARQLIGLVAKKI, encoded by the coding sequence ATGCAATCACTTTTAAATAAGAAAATCGTTCTCGGCATCTCTGGCGGCATTGCCGCCTATAAAACGCCAGAGCTTGCACGCCTTCTCATGCAGGAAGGTGCTTCTGTACAAGTGGTCATGACTGAAGCTGCTCAGCAATTTGTTACCCCTGTTACTATGCAGGCGCTTACCGGCAATCCAGTCTATACCAGCCAATGGGATAGCAGTATTGCAAATAACATGGCTCACATTGAGCTTTCACGCTCTGCTGATGTCATCTTGATTGCACCAACTAGCGCTGATCTTATGGCAAAACTATCGCTTGGTCTGGCAGATGATTTACTCAGTACGCTCTGCCTTGCAAGAGACTGTCCGCTTTTACTAGCACCGGCAATGAATAAGCAAATGTGGGAACACGCAGCTACTCAACGCAGCGCAGAACGCCTTGAAAAAGATGGTGTAACTCTGCTTGGTCCAGCGAGTGGCTTTCAGGCATGCGGCGAAGTTGGTATGGGTAGAATGCTCGAACCGACAGAAATTGCGGAACAAGTCATTGCCTTCTTTCAAAAGAAAACTCTACTTGGCAAAAAGGTATTGATTACTGCTGGACCGACTTTTGAGGCGATTGATCCAGTGCGTGGCATTACAAACCATAGCTCAGGAAAGATGGGATTTGCGATTGCTAGAGCAGCCCTAGAAGCTGGTGCGCAGGTTCATTTGATTGCAGGTCCATGTGAGCTACCAACACCGCTTGAAACTACTGGGAAAATTACTCGTACCAACGTAGTAAGCGCCAAAGAAATGCATGCAACGGCCTTGGCAAATGTCGATTACGATCTGTTCTTTGCGGTAGCTGCAGTAGCGGATTGGGGCATCGCCAAACCCGCCAAAGAAAAGATGAAGCGCCAAGGTGCCTCAACACCAACTATTGAATTTGTAGCAAATCCTGACATTCTTTTGGATGTTGCCAAATTAGTCAAAACTAAAGGTGGCAAACCTTACCCCTATTGCGTAGGCTTTGCTGCAGAATCAACTGATCTTGAAAAGCATGCCGACGAGAAGCGGAAGCGCAAAGGCATTCCGATGATTGTTGGCAATATTGGTCCAGAAACTTTTGGTAGCGATCTCAATCAACTCGTCATCATTGATGCAAGTGGTAGCAAGAAAACCGCTAAGGCAGAAAAACTCCACTTAGCCCGCCAACTCATTGGGCTAGTTGCCAAGAAAATTTAA
- the lspA gene encoding signal peptidase II, whose translation MTLTFLRCLAVATVTLLLDQASKWLALSNLQMGVPEQVLPFLNWLLLFNPGAAFSFLAQSSGWQRWFFTFLGLFACIYIVFILRKHQEDRLLCLALSLILGGALGNILDRLMYGAVVDFIDVHYANWHWPAFNIADSAICIGAVLIIFGELHKSFGKSPQSH comes from the coding sequence ATGACTTTGACATTTTTGCGCTGCCTAGCGGTTGCCACCGTTACCCTACTACTAGATCAAGCCAGTAAATGGCTTGCACTGAGCAACTTGCAGATGGGAGTTCCGGAGCAAGTGCTACCTTTTTTAAATTGGCTACTACTTTTTAATCCAGGTGCAGCATTCTCATTCTTAGCTCAAAGTTCTGGCTGGCAACGTTGGTTTTTTACTTTTCTCGGATTATTTGCCTGCATCTATATCGTTTTTATTTTGCGCAAGCACCAAGAAGATCGGCTACTCTGCCTGGCCCTCAGTTTGATTTTAGGTGGGGCGCTCGGCAATATATTAGATCGCCTGATGTATGGCGCTGTAGTGGACTTCATTGATGTGCACTATGCAAACTGGCACTGGCCAGCTTTTAACATCGCCGATAGCGCCATCTGCATAGGTGCAGTACTCATTATTTTTGGCGAACTTCACAAGTCATTTGGCAAATCCCCACAATCCCATTAA
- the dut gene encoding dUTP diphosphatase yields the protein MQSLQVKILDERMRDQLPTYGTPGSAGLDLRACIDEAIEIAPGQTVLVPTGLAIYVEDPRYAAFILPRSGLGHKHGIVLGNLVGLIDSDYQGQLMVSTWNRGSAPFKLEPMDRLAQLVVMPVMQVELKVVEEFTESSRGAGGFGSTGRS from the coding sequence ATGCAATCTTTACAAGTCAAAATTCTCGATGAACGTATGCGCGATCAGTTGCCTACTTATGGCACTCCCGGAAGTGCTGGATTAGATTTGCGCGCTTGCATCGATGAAGCGATTGAGATTGCTCCAGGCCAGACAGTACTGGTACCAACTGGTTTAGCGATCTACGTTGAAGATCCACGTTATGCGGCATTCATTCTTCCTCGTTCAGGTCTTGGACATAAGCATGGCATCGTATTAGGTAACCTGGTTGGCTTGATTGATTCAGACTATCAAGGTCAATTAATGGTGAGCACCTGGAACCGTGGATCCGCTCCGTTCAAGCTTGAACCAATGGATCGTCTTGCACAGCTAGTGGTAATGCCTGTAATGCAAGTAGAGCTTAAGGTTGTTGAAGAGTTCACTGAAAGTAGTCGCGGTGCCGGTGGCTTTGGCAGTACTGGTCGTAGTTAA
- a CDS encoding cold-shock protein has product MATGIVKWFNDAKGFGFIKPDDGEEELFAHFSAITMPGFKTLKENQKVTFDITQGPKGKQATNIQAA; this is encoded by the coding sequence ATGGCGACCGGAATTGTTAAGTGGTTCAATGATGCAAAAGGTTTTGGCTTTATCAAACCTGATGATGGTGAAGAAGAGTTGTTCGCGCATTTCAGCGCAATTACTATGCCTGGGTTCAAAACCCTCAAGGAAAACCAAAAGGTAACGTTTGACATTACCCAAGGTCCTAAAGGCAAACAAGCTACCAATATCCAAGCGGCTTAA
- the clpA gene encoding ATP-dependent Clp protease ATP-binding subunit ClpA, whose translation MIAQELEVSLHMAFVDARASRHEFITVEHLLAALLDNATAVEVLKACAVNIAELRAQLKNFINDNTPVVPGNDEVDTQPTLGFQRVIQRAIMHVQSTSNGKKEVTGANVLVAIFGEKDSHAVYFLQQQGVTRLDVVNFISHGVRKDQAEHVKPADTTQETEEAASSGKESPLDQYTQNLNAMARQGKIDPLIGRESEVERVIQVLCRRRKNNPLLVGEAGVGKTAIAEGLAWRIVKGDVPDILADATVYSLDMGALLAGTKYRGDFEQRLKSVLKSLKDHAHGVLFIDEIHTLIGAGAASGGTLDASNLLKPALSNGQLKCIGATTFTEYRGIFEKDAALSRRFQKVDVVEPTVDQTVQILRGLKSRFEEHHSVKYAAGALVAAAELSARYINDRHLPDKAIDVIDEAGAAQRILPKSKQKKTIGRPEIEEIVAKIARIPPQSVTVDDRSKLQTLDRDIKSVVFGQDPAVESLASAIKMTRAGLGKIDRPIGSFLFSGPTGVGKTEVAKQLAYILGIELLRFDMSEYMERHAVSRLIGAPPGYVGFDQGGLLTEAVNKKPHCVLLLDEIEKAHPDIFNILLQVMDHGTLTDNNGRKTDFRNVIIIMTTNAGAEAMQKSTIGFTNARESGDEMADIKKFFTPEFRNRLDAIVSFKALDETIIMRVVDKFLMQLEEQLHEKKVDATFSPALRAHLAKHGFDPLMGARPMQRIIQDTVRKALADELLFGKLAQGGHVDVDIDEEGKVQLNFEAPKLPGKAAKVDVAPAEEI comes from the coding sequence ATGATTGCCCAAGAACTAGAAGTAAGTTTGCACATGGCGTTTGTTGACGCAAGGGCATCAAGACATGAATTCATTACCGTAGAGCATTTGCTAGCAGCCTTGCTAGATAACGCTACCGCGGTTGAGGTGCTAAAGGCTTGCGCGGTCAATATCGCAGAGTTGCGTGCTCAACTCAAAAACTTTATTAACGACAACACGCCTGTAGTACCAGGCAATGATGAAGTTGATACACAACCAACGCTTGGATTTCAGCGCGTGATTCAACGCGCCATCATGCATGTTCAATCGACATCCAATGGCAAGAAAGAAGTGACTGGTGCCAATGTTCTAGTCGCCATTTTTGGGGAAAAAGATTCGCATGCGGTGTACTTCTTGCAGCAGCAGGGTGTGACACGTTTGGACGTTGTGAACTTTATTAGCCATGGTGTCCGTAAAGATCAAGCTGAGCATGTAAAGCCAGCTGATACCACTCAAGAGACTGAAGAAGCAGCCTCTTCAGGCAAAGAGAGCCCATTAGATCAGTACACCCAGAATCTCAATGCTATGGCCCGTCAGGGAAAGATCGATCCATTGATCGGTCGTGAGAGTGAGGTAGAGCGCGTCATTCAAGTGCTTTGCCGTCGCCGCAAGAACAATCCATTATTGGTTGGTGAAGCTGGCGTTGGTAAAACTGCGATTGCAGAGGGCCTGGCTTGGAGAATTGTGAAGGGCGATGTCCCAGATATTTTGGCCGATGCTACTGTCTATTCATTGGATATGGGCGCCTTGTTGGCTGGCACCAAATACCGTGGCGACTTTGAGCAGCGACTCAAGAGCGTTCTCAAGTCATTAAAAGATCATGCGCATGGCGTGTTATTCATAGATGAAATTCATACCTTAATTGGTGCCGGTGCTGCATCTGGCGGAACCTTAGATGCAAGCAATCTCTTGAAGCCGGCTTTATCAAATGGTCAGCTCAAATGTATTGGTGCCACCACCTTCACTGAGTACCGTGGCATTTTTGAAAAAGATGCTGCTTTGTCACGTCGCTTCCAAAAGGTGGATGTCGTTGAACCAACTGTAGATCAGACTGTGCAAATTTTGCGTGGCTTGAAATCGCGTTTTGAAGAGCATCACAGTGTGAAGTACGCGGCTGGTGCTTTAGTCGCTGCTGCAGAGTTATCGGCTCGCTATATTAATGATCGCCATTTGCCAGATAAAGCAATCGATGTGATTGATGAGGCCGGTGCTGCGCAACGTATTCTGCCAAAGTCAAAGCAGAAGAAAACGATCGGCCGACCAGAGATTGAAGAGATTGTGGCAAAGATTGCACGCATACCGCCTCAGTCAGTCACCGTGGACGACCGTAGTAAGTTGCAAACTTTGGATCGCGATATTAAGAGCGTGGTATTTGGTCAAGACCCCGCAGTAGAATCCTTAGCTAGCGCGATCAAGATGACGCGTGCTGGTCTTGGTAAGATTGATAGGCCAATTGGTTCATTCTTGTTCTCGGGTCCAACAGGCGTTGGCAAGACAGAGGTTGCAAAACAGCTTGCTTATATTTTAGGTATTGAGCTCTTACGCTTTGATATGTCTGAGTACATGGAGCGTCATGCGGTTAGTCGCCTAATTGGTGCGCCTCCAGGTTATGTTGGCTTTGATCAGGGTGGCTTGCTGACTGAGGCTGTAAATAAGAAGCCACATTGCGTACTCTTGCTTGATGAAATTGAAAAAGCCCATCCTGATATTTTCAATATCCTCTTGCAGGTGATGGATCATGGCACCTTAACGGATAACAACGGTCGCAAGACAGATTTCCGTAATGTGATCATTATCATGACTACCAATGCTGGTGCCGAAGCAATGCAGAAGTCGACGATTGGCTTTACCAATGCGCGTGAATCTGGCGATGAGATGGCTGATATTAAAAAGTTCTTTACGCCTGAGTTCCGCAATCGCCTGGATGCCATTGTTTCCTTCAAAGCTCTCGATGAAACCATCATCATGCGTGTTGTCGACAAATTCCTAATGCAGTTGGAAGAACAGTTACATGAGAAGAAGGTCGATGCCACTTTCAGTCCCGCGTTGCGTGCGCATTTAGCTAAGCATGGCTTCGATCCATTAATGGGTGCACGTCCTATGCAGCGCATTATTCAGGACACTGTCCGTAAAGCGCTTGCTGATGAACTGCTCTTTGGTAAGTTAGCGCAAGGCGGACATGTGGATGTTGATATCGATGAAGAAGGCAAAGTGCAGTTGAACTTTGAAGCTCCTAAGTTGCCCGGTAAGGCAGCCAAGGTTGATGTCGCACCTGCAGAAGAAATTTAA
- the clpS gene encoding ATP-dependent Clp protease adapter ClpS: MFLMSRTPKNPTTGVPANPYVEDTLLLEKQVEQVKAPSMYKVLLLNDDYTPMEFVVMVIQEYFNKDHETATRIMLQVHLVGKGVCGIFTRDVAATKVHQVIELSREAGHPLQCTMEEA; this comes from the coding sequence ATGTTTCTCATGAGTCGCACACCTAAAAACCCCACTACTGGCGTTCCCGCCAATCCCTATGTTGAGGACACCCTTCTTCTCGAAAAACAGGTCGAGCAAGTTAAGGCTCCATCAATGTACAAAGTTTTATTACTGAATGATGATTACACCCCAATGGAATTTGTGGTGATGGTCATTCAGGAGTATTTTAATAAGGATCACGAAACAGCAACGCGCATCATGTTGCAGGTTCATTTGGTTGGCAAAGGCGTTTGCGGAATCTTTACTCGCGATGTTGCGGCAACTAAGGTGCATCAAGTTATTGAATTATCCCGTGAAGCGGGCCACCCACTACAGTGCACTATGGAGGAAGCATGA
- the ileS gene encoding isoleucine--tRNA ligase → MSRKKLMSEKENSYPVNLLDTAFPMRGDLAKREPQWVSQWQKNKLYEKIRAAHANQPKFILHDGPPYANGDIHIGHAVNKILKDMIVKSRWLMGYDSAYVPGWDCHGMPIEIQIEKQFGKNLPTAEVQSKARAYAQVQVDKQKKDFERLGVLGDWNNPYLTMNYRNEADEIRALGRIWEKGYVFRGLKPVNWCFDCGSALAEAEVEYQDKTDPTVDVGFSFDDAQRPQLAKVFGLPELPNKPGQIVIWTTTPWTIPANQAMNVHPELTYALVDVGDKLLILAKDRVETCLQDYGLEGKVIATCQGAQLANISFWHPLASLHEGYKRLSPIYPAEYVTLDTGTGIVHSAPAYGEEDFKSCKANQLADKDILNPVMGNGVYASWLPLFANEYIWKANPKIVEAMREAGSLLRDKTYTHSYMHCWRHKSPIIYRATSQWFASMDKKPSDGKASLRETALAGIDSTEFFPAWGKQRLHSMIANRPDWTLSRQRQWGVPMAFFVHKETGDPHPRTVELLEEVAKRVEKGGIEAWQQLEVSELLGAEAAQYEKNRDTLDVWFDSGTTHWHVIRGSHRDELLTSDAETHNGRLADLYLEGSDQHRGWFHSSLLTGAMLDGKPPYKALLTHGFTVDGQGRKMSKSVGNVIAPQQVADKLGAEIIRLWVASTDYSGEMTISDEILKRVTESYRRIRNTLRFLLANLSDFDSSKHVMPAEQWLEIDRYAVALANQIQNDVEAHYKAYEFHPAVARILSFCSEDLGGFYLDILKDRLYTSAPDSPDRRAAQNALFHITRNLLKWLAPFLSFTAEEAWQDFPHSADNNAESIFMEEFANFPAITNSDELLAKWNRIREIRSEVTKAIEVEREAGNVGSSLQAELTIKVGDVDFAILHSLEDDLRFVTITSSANIELSNAGLEVLVRGSQYKKCGRCWHHTEDVGANAQHPELCGRCISNLFGDGDHRLFA, encoded by the coding sequence ATTTCCAGAAAAAAACTTATGTCTGAAAAAGAAAACTCTTATCCCGTTAATCTTCTTGATACCGCATTCCCAATGCGAGGAGATCTTGCTAAACGTGAACCGCAATGGGTTTCTCAATGGCAAAAGAATAAGCTTTACGAAAAGATTCGCGCAGCACATGCAAATCAACCGAAGTTTATTTTGCATGATGGCCCGCCTTATGCGAATGGCGATATTCATATCGGTCATGCAGTTAATAAGATTCTGAAGGATATGATTGTCAAATCTCGCTGGCTTATGGGTTATGACTCTGCATACGTACCAGGTTGGGATTGCCACGGCATGCCGATTGAAATTCAAATCGAGAAGCAGTTTGGCAAAAATCTGCCAACAGCAGAGGTTCAATCTAAAGCCCGTGCCTATGCTCAAGTTCAAGTAGACAAACAGAAGAAAGACTTTGAGCGTCTTGGTGTCTTGGGTGACTGGAATAACCCCTATCTCACTATGAACTATCGCAATGAGGCCGATGAAATCCGCGCCTTAGGTAGGATTTGGGAAAAAGGTTACGTCTTCCGCGGCTTAAAGCCAGTGAACTGGTGTTTTGACTGCGGCTCCGCACTTGCTGAAGCTGAGGTCGAATACCAAGACAAAACAGATCCTACGGTTGATGTTGGTTTTTCATTTGATGATGCTCAGCGTCCACAGCTTGCAAAAGTATTTGGCCTGCCTGAGTTGCCAAATAAACCAGGGCAAATTGTGATCTGGACAACAACGCCTTGGACTATCCCTGCTAACCAAGCAATGAACGTTCATCCAGAATTAACTTACGCATTAGTTGATGTTGGCGATAAGTTATTGATTCTCGCAAAGGATCGTGTCGAAACTTGCTTGCAAGACTACGGCCTCGAAGGCAAGGTGATTGCGACTTGTCAAGGCGCCCAGTTGGCAAATATTTCTTTCTGGCATCCGCTGGCCTCACTGCATGAAGGTTATAAGCGACTGTCTCCAATCTACCCGGCTGAATACGTCACACTTGATACCGGCACCGGTATTGTTCACTCTGCACCAGCTTACGGTGAAGAGGACTTTAAATCCTGCAAGGCAAATCAGTTGGCTGATAAGGATATTCTTAATCCAGTCATGGGTAATGGGGTTTATGCATCTTGGTTGCCGCTCTTTGCAAACGAATACATCTGGAAAGCCAATCCCAAGATTGTCGAGGCCATGCGTGAAGCAGGCAGCCTATTGCGCGACAAGACCTACACCCACTCCTACATGCATTGCTGGCGCCATAAGTCACCCATTATTTATCGCGCCACTTCACAGTGGTTTGCCAGCATGGATAAAAAACCATCTGATGGCAAAGCAAGTTTGCGCGAGACTGCGTTAGCAGGCATTGATAGCACTGAATTCTTTCCAGCTTGGGGTAAGCAACGTCTTCACAGCATGATCGCCAATCGCCCCGATTGGACTTTGTCACGCCAACGCCAATGGGGTGTGCCGATGGCTTTCTTTGTTCATAAAGAGACAGGTGACCCCCATCCTCGTACAGTCGAACTACTCGAAGAGGTTGCGAAGCGTGTAGAAAAAGGTGGCATTGAAGCCTGGCAACAATTGGAAGTTTCTGAATTACTTGGTGCTGAAGCCGCTCAATATGAAAAGAATCGCGACACATTGGATGTATGGTTTGATTCAGGCACTACTCATTGGCATGTAATTCGCGGATCGCATCGTGATGAGTTGCTTACTTCTGATGCAGAAACACATAATGGTCGCTTGGCCGACTTGTATCTTGAGGGTTCAGACCAACATCGTGGCTGGTTCCATTCTTCATTACTCACTGGTGCCATGCTCGATGGCAAACCACCCTATAAAGCACTCCTTACTCATGGCTTCACTGTGGATGGTCAAGGTCGCAAGATGAGTAAGTCCGTAGGCAATGTGATCGCACCACAACAAGTAGCCGACAAACTCGGCGCTGAAATTATTCGCCTTTGGGTAGCTTCTACTGATTACTCTGGTGAGATGACCATCTCAGATGAGATTCTCAAACGGGTTACCGAGAGCTATCGTCGCATTCGCAATACTCTGCGCTTTTTGCTTGCTAACCTCTCTGATTTTGATTCAAGCAAACATGTAATGCCTGCTGAGCAATGGCTTGAGATCGATCGCTATGCGGTTGCCCTAGCCAATCAAATCCAGAATGATGTTGAGGCGCACTACAAGGCCTATGAGTTTCACCCTGCTGTAGCTCGCATACTGTCATTTTGCTCGGAAGATTTAGGTGGTTTCTATTTAGACATTCTGAAAGATCGCCTCTATACCAGCGCACCTGATTCGCCGGATCGTCGTGCTGCACAAAATGCGCTATTCCATATCACCCGCAACCTCTTGAAATGGTTGGCTCCCTTTCTCTCGTTTACGGCAGAAGAGGCATGGCAAGATTTTCCCCATAGCGCGGACAATAATGCTGAGTCGATCTTCATGGAGGAGTTTGCTAACTTCCCTGCAATTACCAATTCAGATGAGCTACTTGCCAAGTGGAATCGCATTCGTGAGATCCGTTCTGAAGTGACCAAAGCAATTGAAGTTGAGCGCGAAGCTGGAAATGTTGGCTCCTCATTACAAGCCGAACTCACTATTAAAGTGGGTGATGTCGACTTTGCCATCCTACATTCACTTGAAGATGATTTACGCTTTGTCACCATTACTTCTAGTGCCAATATTGAACTTAGCAATGCTGGCTTAGAGGTTTTAGTACGCGGCAGTCAATACAAGAAATGTGGTCGTTGCTGGCATCACACTGAAGATGTAGGCGCTAATGCTCAGCATCCAGAGCTTTGTGGCCGCTGTATTAGCAATCTTTTTGGCGATGGCGATCATCGTCTATTTGCTTAA
- a CDS encoding pyrimidine/purine nucleoside phosphorylase — MQFDQVSVGKKANVFFDGKCVSHTVTLPNGVRKSVGVVLPSTLRFDLSTKEVMEVVDGNAFVSINGAPEQEFKAGQSWEVEKGGYFIIRAEQPVHYVCHFE, encoded by the coding sequence ATGCAATTTGATCAAGTCTCAGTCGGCAAAAAAGCCAATGTATTTTTTGATGGGAAGTGTGTTTCACACACCGTGACTCTGCCTAATGGCGTTCGCAAGTCTGTTGGGGTTGTATTACCAAGCACTTTGCGTTTTGACCTTAGCACTAAAGAAGTCATGGAAGTAGTCGATGGCAATGCATTTGTCAGTATCAACGGTGCTCCAGAGCAAGAGTTCAAAGCCGGTCAGAGCTGGGAAGTAGAAAAAGGCGGTTATTTTATTATTCGCGCTGAGCAACCAGTGCATTATGTCTGCCACTTTGAGTAA
- a CDS encoding bifunctional riboflavin kinase/FAD synthetase, which yields MNVFRGPTQFSAGPACALTIGNFDGVHRGHRALLNQLVDGAQERGLVSCVMTFEPHPKEFFSPDQAPPRILNLRDKLAALSDLGIDRVVVEHFNAAFARLSPEEFVTEIIVKRLNAKWILIGDDFCYGAKRAGNFASLKSAGEKYGFEVSSIQTILEDGERISSSALRTALASGDMKQAEKLLGRPYGISGHVIHGQQLGRKLGFPTLNLAVANHLHHRKPATTGIFTAQVLGLSEKPLPAVASLGVRPTVEDEGRVLLETHIFDYQQDVYGKIITVELLEKIRDEAKYDGLDALTKAIAADAMHARNYFQKKTYV from the coding sequence GTGAACGTATTCCGTGGCCCGACCCAGTTTTCTGCAGGACCTGCTTGTGCCCTAACCATCGGTAATTTCGATGGCGTGCACAGGGGTCATCGCGCCCTACTCAATCAGCTGGTGGATGGCGCCCAGGAACGAGGGTTGGTTAGCTGTGTGATGACCTTTGAACCCCATCCCAAAGAATTCTTCTCTCCAGATCAAGCGCCCCCTCGCATTCTGAATCTCAGAGATAAATTAGCCGCTCTATCTGATCTCGGCATTGATCGTGTGGTGGTTGAGCATTTCAACGCTGCATTTGCACGTTTGTCGCCAGAAGAATTTGTCACCGAAATTATTGTCAAACGTTTGAATGCCAAATGGATTTTAATTGGTGATGATTTTTGCTATGGTGCAAAACGGGCGGGTAATTTTGCAAGCCTTAAGTCAGCCGGTGAAAAATACGGCTTTGAAGTTTCCAGCATTCAAACCATTTTGGAAGATGGAGAGCGTATTTCGAGCTCCGCTTTACGCACTGCACTCGCAAGTGGTGATATGAAGCAAGCAGAAAAATTATTAGGTCGTCCATACGGCATCTCTGGTCATGTAATTCACGGGCAACAACTTGGACGCAAGCTAGGATTCCCCACGCTGAACTTAGCAGTTGCCAATCACTTACATCATCGCAAACCAGCCACTACTGGCATTTTTACTGCACAGGTACTTGGCCTCTCTGAAAAGCCATTGCCAGCCGTAGCCAGTCTGGGCGTTAGGCCCACAGTAGAAGATGAAGGACGCGTTCTGCTCGAAACGCATATCTTCGATTACCAACAAGATGTCTACGGAAAAATTATTACTGTTGAACTCTTAGAAAAAATTCGTGACGAGGCAAAGTACGATGGTCTCGACGCCCTAACAAAAGCAATTGCAGCCGATGCAATGCATGCCAGAAATTATTTCCAGAAAAAAACTTATGTCTGA
- the purN gene encoding phosphoribosylglycinamide formyltransferase, with amino-acid sequence MLSIVTLISGRGSNFEAIVKTAQKEHWPVKFAGVIANHSAAKGLDFARSQGIPAYAIEHKEYPSRESFDTALIQKIDELGANLVVLAGFMRILTPGFIRHFEGRLINIHPALLPAFPGLHTHERALEAGVKEHGATVHFVNEGVDEGPIICQASVPVLAGDNADTLAARVLTAEHEIYPRAVKWFLDGRLRIEGNQVKLQPPESQFFKL; translated from the coding sequence ATGCTTTCTATCGTTACCTTAATCTCAGGCCGCGGATCCAATTTTGAGGCCATCGTCAAAACGGCTCAAAAAGAGCATTGGCCAGTTAAATTTGCCGGGGTCATAGCGAACCACTCTGCGGCTAAGGGCCTTGATTTTGCTCGCTCGCAAGGTATTCCGGCCTATGCTATTGAGCATAAGGAATACCCAAGCCGCGAGTCCTTCGACACTGCCCTTATCCAGAAAATCGATGAGCTAGGGGCCAATTTAGTGGTCTTGGCTGGTTTTATGAGAATTCTGACCCCAGGATTTATTCGCCATTTTGAGGGGCGTCTGATCAATATTCATCCGGCGCTCCTTCCCGCCTTCCCTGGCCTGCATACCCATGAGCGTGCCTTAGAGGCGGGTGTTAAGGAACATGGCGCCACAGTGCACTTCGTTAATGAGGGTGTCGATGAGGGACCTATTATTTGCCAAGCCTCCGTTCCAGTGCTTGCGGGTGACAATGCTGACACTTTAGCGGCGCGTGTTTTAACTGCTGAGCATGAAATTTACCCGCGGGCCGTAAAATGGTTCCTTGATGGACGATTGCGAATAGAAGGTAATCAAGTGAAGTTACAACCCCCAGAGTCGCAATTTTTTAAATTATGA
- a CDS encoding DUF192 domain-containing protein, with protein sequence MQKFKKIISKLFATTLLLSPVIAWAQVNVGLPTIELKTGIYRIQAELADTPKAREVGLMNRASMPTNLGMLFVFDQKAGHCFWMNNTKIPLSIAFIADDGKIVNIEEMQAETTNNHCPKAAVRYALEMNKQWFSERVIVPGSVITGLPRR encoded by the coding sequence ATGCAAAAATTTAAAAAAATAATTTCCAAGCTATTTGCGACCACCCTTCTACTTAGCCCCGTTATTGCATGGGCTCAAGTGAACGTCGGATTACCCACCATTGAACTAAAAACAGGAATTTACCGCATACAAGCAGAGCTAGCTGATACGCCTAAGGCCAGAGAAGTTGGTCTGATGAACCGCGCAAGCATGCCAACAAATTTAGGAATGCTGTTTGTCTTTGATCAAAAAGCAGGCCATTGCTTCTGGATGAATAACACGAAGATTCCGCTTTCAATTGCATTCATCGCAGATGACGGCAAGATTGTGAATATCGAAGAGATGCAAGCAGAGACAACCAATAATCATTGCCCCAAAGCAGCCGTACGTTACGCCCTAGAGATGAACAAGCAATGGTTCTCAGAAAGAGTAATTGTGCCGGGGAGTGTAATTACGGGGTTGCCGAGGCGTTAG